Proteins found in one Rhinolophus ferrumequinum isolate MPI-CBG mRhiFer1 chromosome 9, mRhiFer1_v1.p, whole genome shotgun sequence genomic segment:
- the LOC117027050 gene encoding collagen alpha-1(I) chain-like: MRGGPPDPPGGAARAAGEGAVTQPPSARLPGTLQQLEPPLLQERKAFVPQCQGCQGKREAGRLPLPGGTQDTTLPRGLPAQNGLMVPSPLSPFTKPGLPSASPAATAAAPAAETWGCPRKGKGRRVQGGGQGAPEDAQGPGRQLGRRAGGQYLTPGSPSPRQYQTLRLLCTRRGAEDFPRTKPTAGVAANFTAYNPLPCPSCQPPGLRESAFGAWLYVLGQQERGPALAEATTGRKFAIPRRGPGRARGSSRQPRGGPRLPLRRAVGAEKASRSSTGRAGGRAPGRARAPAAASSPRRPPTPTPRSRLPRLDHHPRRAPPPIRGRRPQPQALKPGAASSWVSESRRRRQTGFLRPLRPLPAARTGPSDGRGGTRRLRGPGPGGGARRAGREEPREKGRRAGATRAASC, from the exons ATGAGGGGCGGCCCCCCAGACCCCCCGGGCGGTGCCGCGCGGGcagcgggggagggggcggtgaCTCAGCCGCCCTCGGCCCGCCTCCCCGGAACTTTGCAGCAGCTGGAGCCGCCGTTGCTACAGGAACGGAAAGCTTTTGTTCCCCAATGTCAGGGCTGCCAGGGCaagagggaggctgggaggctgcCACTCCCTGGTGGGACCCAGGACACCACACTGCCCAGAGGACTGCCAGCCCAGAACGGCCTCATGGTTCCCAGTCCCCTCTCGCCTTTCACCAAGCCA GGACTTCCCAGTGCTAGTCCCGCAGCCACCGCTGCTGCTCCGGCTGCGGAAACCTGGGGTTGCCCACGGAAAGGAAAGGGGCGGCGGGTACAGGGCGGAGGGCAGGGGGCGCCAGAGGACGCCCAGGGGCCCGGCCGGCAGCTGGGAAGGCGGGCAGGCGGGCAGTATCTCACGCCCGGGAGCCCCTCCCCCCGCCAGTACCAGACCCTTCGCCTGCTCTGCACCCGCCGCGGCGCGGAGGACTTCCCTCGGACCAAGCCGACTGCGGGAGTGGCCGCCAACTTCACAGCCTATAACCCCCTCCCCTGCCCATCATGCCAGCCCCCGGGGCTGCGGGAGAGTGCGTTTGGTGCCTGGCTCTAcgtcctgggg CAGCAGGAGCGGGGGCCGGCGCTGGCGGAGGCGACCACGGGGCGCAAGTTTGCCATCCCTAGGCGGGGGCCTGGCCGAGCGCGGGGCAGCTCGCGGCAGCCGCGCGGAGGGCCGAGGCTCCCGCTCCGCCGAGCGGTGGGTGCAGAAAAGGCGTCGCGGAGCAGCaccgggcgggcgggcgggcgggcacCCGGCCGGGCGCGGGCTCCTGCCGCCGCCTCCTCGCCGcgccgcccccccacccccacccctcgcTCCCGGCTCCCCCGCCTGGATCACCACCCGCGTCGTGCACCGCCTCCTATTCGCGGGCGGCGGCCGCAGCCCCAGGCTCTAAAACCCGGCGCCGCATCCTCCTGGGTCTCTgagagccgccgccgccgccaaaCCGGGTTCCTCCGGCCGCTCCGGCCGCTGCCCGCAGCGCGCACCGGGCCGAGTGACGGCCGAGGCGGGACGCGGCGCCTGCGCGGGCCGGGCCCGGGAGGGGGCGCGCGCCGGGCCGGGCGCGAGGAGCCGCGGGAGAAGGGGCGGAGGGCGGGGGCGACGCGCGCCGCCTCCTGTTAA